Proteins encoded within one genomic window of Bacillus sp. F19:
- a CDS encoding YpdA family putative bacillithiol disulfide reductase gives MKSETVIIIGGGPCGLAAAIALKEKGINPLIIEKGNIVNSIYNYPTHQTFFSTSEKLEIGKIPFITENRKPFRIQALAYYREVVKRTGLRINAFEKVNEVLRERSGFIVKTSKAEYRTEFIVAATGYYDHPNYMHIEGEDLPKVFHYFKEGHPYFDKDVVVVGGKNSSVDAALELVHAGARVTVVYRGGTYSPSVKPWILPEFEALVKNGTIKMEFNSTLKRITEEAVTYEVNCKEEKTIKNDFVFAMTGYHPDHSFLTKMGVAIDEASGRPAFSEKTMETNAKGIYIAGVIAAGNNANEIFIENGRFHGGLLAEDIAEKLN, from the coding sequence TTGAAGTCAGAGACTGTCATTATTATCGGCGGTGGTCCTTGCGGGCTAGCTGCAGCCATTGCTTTAAAAGAGAAAGGGATTAACCCTCTAATTATAGAAAAAGGAAACATCGTAAATTCCATTTATAACTACCCGACTCATCAGACGTTTTTCAGCACAAGTGAAAAACTTGAAATTGGCAAAATTCCTTTTATTACTGAAAACAGGAAGCCATTCCGTATTCAGGCGCTTGCTTATTACAGAGAAGTGGTGAAGAGGACTGGCTTAAGAATCAATGCTTTTGAGAAAGTAAATGAAGTTTTGAGAGAAAGATCAGGTTTTATTGTCAAGACGTCCAAAGCTGAGTACCGAACTGAATTTATCGTGGCCGCAACCGGCTATTACGATCATCCAAACTACATGCACATTGAAGGGGAAGACCTTCCAAAAGTCTTCCACTATTTTAAAGAAGGCCATCCTTATTTCGATAAAGATGTAGTTGTAGTAGGCGGAAAAAATTCAAGTGTGGATGCAGCGCTCGAGCTTGTTCATGCAGGCGCACGTGTTACTGTCGTTTACAGGGGAGGAACCTATTCCCCTAGTGTAAAACCATGGATCCTGCCGGAATTTGAGGCCCTTGTCAAAAACGGCACAATTAAAATGGAATTCAACTCCACTTTAAAGCGCATAACAGAAGAAGCTGTTACCTATGAAGTGAACTGCAAAGAAGAAAAAACGATAAAAAATGATTTTGTGTTTGCCATGACCGGATATCATCCGGACCATTCATTTTTAACCAAAATGGGTGTGGCCATTGACGAAGCTTCCGGCAGACCCGCTTTTTCCGAGAAGACAATGGAAACAAACGCAAAGGGCATCTACATTGCCGGCGTCATTGCGGCTGGAAACAACGCAAATGAAATCTTCATTGAAAACGGGCGCTTCCATGGCGGCCTTCTCGCTGAAGACATTGCAGAAAAATTAAACTAA
- a CDS encoding Glu/Leu/Phe/Val dehydrogenase, whose protein sequence is MVAEKSTDHKREKHDVLKSTQTVIHKALEKLGYPEEVYELLKEPLRMMTVKIPVRMDDGSVKIFTGYRAQHNDAVGPTKGGIRFHPGVTETEVKALSIWMSLKCGIVDLPYGGGKGGIICDPRDMSFRELERLSRGYVRAISQIVGPTKDIPAPDVFTNSQIMAWMMDEYSRIDEFNSPGFITGKPLVLGGSHGRESATAKGVTICIYEAAKKKGIELKGARVVVQGFGNAGSYLAKFMHDAGAKIIGISDAYGGLHDPEGLDIDYLLDRRDSFGTVTKLFNDTITNKELLELDCDILVPAAIENQITEENAHLIRASIVVEAANGPTTLEATQILTDRGILLVPDVLASAGGVTVSYFEWVQNNQGYYWSEEEVNEKLEKVMIKSFNNIYEAAQTRRVDMRLAAYMVGVRKMAEASRFRGWI, encoded by the coding sequence ATGGTAGCCGAAAAAAGCACCGATCATAAACGAGAAAAGCATGATGTGTTGAAATCAACACAAACGGTGATACATAAAGCCCTAGAGAAACTAGGATATCCTGAAGAAGTTTATGAATTATTAAAAGAACCGCTTAGAATGATGACGGTAAAAATACCTGTAAGGATGGATGACGGTTCAGTCAAAATTTTTACTGGCTACCGCGCCCAGCATAATGATGCAGTAGGACCTACTAAGGGCGGAATACGTTTCCATCCGGGTGTTACCGAAACTGAAGTTAAAGCGCTGTCAATATGGATGAGTTTAAAATGCGGTATTGTTGATCTGCCTTACGGCGGAGGAAAAGGCGGTATCATATGTGATCCTCGTGATATGTCATTCCGTGAATTAGAACGCCTGAGCCGCGGATACGTAAGAGCAATCAGTCAGATAGTAGGACCGACTAAAGATATTCCTGCTCCGGATGTATTCACGAATTCTCAAATTATGGCTTGGATGATGGATGAGTACAGCAGAATAGATGAATTTAATTCTCCTGGATTCATTACAGGAAAGCCTCTTGTGCTTGGAGGTTCACATGGACGTGAATCAGCAACTGCAAAGGGTGTAACAATTTGTATTTATGAAGCTGCCAAGAAAAAAGGGATTGAGCTTAAAGGCGCCCGTGTTGTTGTACAGGGATTTGGGAATGCAGGAAGCTATTTAGCAAAATTCATGCATGATGCTGGTGCGAAAATCATTGGTATCTCAGATGCTTATGGAGGTCTGCATGATCCTGAAGGCCTTGATATTGACTACTTGCTTGACCGCCGCGACAGCTTCGGAACGGTAACAAAATTATTTAATGATACGATTACAAATAAAGAACTGCTTGAGCTTGATTGTGATATTTTAGTACCTGCTGCGATTGAAAATCAAATCACAGAAGAGAATGCACACTTAATCCGCGCAAGCATCGTGGTAGAGGCCGCTAATGGTCCGACTACGCTTGAAGCAACCCAGATTCTGACTGACCGCGGCATTCTGCTTGTACCGGATGTACTGGCAAGTGCAGGTGGCGTAACAGTTTCTTATTTTGAATGGGTACAGAACAACCAGGGCTATTATTGGTCAGAAGAAGAAGTCAATGAAAAGCTTGAAAAAGTAATGATTAAATCATTCAATAATATTTATGAAGCAGCGCAAACACGCCGTGTAGATATGCGACTCGCAGCATACATGGTCGGGGTCCGCAAAATGGCAGAAGCATCCCGCTTCAGAGGCTGGATCTAA
- a CDS encoding genetic competence negative regulator, which translates to MRLERLNYNKIKIFLTIDDLMDRGLTKEDLWKDSLKVHQLFREMMDEASEELGFEASGPIAVEVYSLQAQGMVIIVTKNHEEEEIDEDYADDYIEMQVKLDQSYDIIFEFNEFEDIIQLSNALFSQGIKEGAVYSHQNRFYFMLDEHQPIEVDSLVSIIAEYGNPSMISIHYLHEYGKCLLPDGAVEKLHHYYWSNTK; encoded by the coding sequence ATGCGGCTAGAGCGATTGAACTATAACAAGATAAAAATATTCTTAACAATAGACGATCTAATGGACAGAGGACTTACGAAGGAAGACTTATGGAAAGATTCATTGAAAGTGCATCAGCTTTTTAGAGAAATGATGGATGAAGCAAGTGAAGAGCTTGGTTTCGAAGCAAGCGGGCCAATTGCTGTTGAAGTATACTCTCTTCAAGCTCAGGGCATGGTCATTATCGTGACCAAAAACCATGAGGAAGAAGAGATTGACGAAGATTATGCAGATGATTACATCGAGATGCAGGTGAAGCTTGATCAAAGCTATGATATTATTTTTGAATTCAATGAATTTGAAGACATTATCCAGTTATCAAATGCACTTTTCTCGCAAGGAATAAAAGAAGGAGCCGTATACTCCCATCAAAACAGATTTTACTTCATGCTAGATGAGCATCAGCCAATCGAAGTGGATTCCTTAGTCTCAATCATTGCTGAATATGGAAATCCTTCCATGATCTCGATTCATTATCTGCATGAATATGGAAAGTGCTTATTGCCTGATGGTGCAGTTGAAAAACTTCATCATTACTATTGGAGTAATACAAAATAG
- a CDS encoding MerR family transcriptional regulator: MSNHEGKYNIKAVSKMLGIQPGTLRAWERRYNMIAPVRNDSGHRLYTEAHIRILKWLITKVNKGFTISQAVNLLDNSDLSSEEPIAVSASSDSPDHALDLTEELLIALLSFDENQAHELLNKAFSLFSIDKVLIDILGTLLVKIGDMWENGKITSAHEHFASSFLRSRIGIILHTLPVNGLLPKVVSVCGPGEWHELGLLIFTLYLRRKGFEVIYLGTSIADGDIDIILEEVNPKFLFYSCTLQENVVKTVETVEGLSQKYRNLIIGLGGSGFNKTPREHLKNYESLFVGDTKNQWDNWLKERLSV, from the coding sequence ATGTCTAATCATGAAGGCAAATACAACATTAAGGCAGTTTCCAAAATGCTTGGAATCCAACCAGGAACATTAAGAGCTTGGGAAAGACGCTATAATATGATTGCACCGGTTCGGAATGATTCAGGTCACCGTTTATATACAGAAGCACATATTAGGATTTTAAAGTGGCTGATCACTAAAGTAAATAAAGGCTTTACAATCAGCCAGGCAGTCAATTTGCTTGATAACAGCGACTTGTCTTCAGAAGAGCCAATAGCAGTTTCAGCAAGTTCTGACAGCCCCGACCATGCTCTGGATTTAACGGAAGAGCTGCTTATTGCCTTGCTTTCTTTTGATGAAAATCAAGCTCACGAACTATTAAATAAGGCTTTCAGTCTCTTTTCAATTGACAAGGTTCTCATTGATATATTAGGAACGCTTCTCGTGAAAATTGGAGACATGTGGGAAAATGGCAAAATTACTTCGGCACATGAGCATTTTGCCTCCTCATTTCTCCGCTCGAGAATCGGGATTATCCTTCACACCCTTCCTGTGAACGGACTGCTCCCGAAAGTAGTTTCCGTTTGCGGACCAGGGGAATGGCATGAGCTTGGACTTCTGATATTCACGCTGTATTTAAGAAGAAAAGGATTTGAAGTCATTTATCTTGGGACGAGCATTGCCGATGGGGACATTGATATTATCCTTGAGGAAGTAAATCCGAAGTTTTTATTTTACTCCTGTACCCTCCAGGAGAACGTTGTAAAAACGGTTGAAACGGTTGAGGGGCTGTCCCAAAAATACAGGAATTTAATTATTGGCCTTGGAGGCAGCGGATTTAATAAAACTCCGAGAGAGCACCTGAAAAATTATGAATCATTATTCGTCGGGGATACGAAAAACCAGTGGGACAATTGGCTTAAAGAACGCTTATCTGTGTAA
- a CDS encoding CBS domain-containing protein: MFVKSTMIPKARTIHASADDSLLMVLEKLKKHKIDGIPVLKGTAYIGMITRYNLYEHFFQSNVEKEEFLKNRKAEEIAVNRDVFLEGDEIFEKTLLRLKDFPLIAVVGEEKEYLGIVTRYDVLEQFQSAFGMNKKGVRIAFTSVETEGRIARLTELAKQFHEDIISLVTFDETESMVRRIVMKIEKKDNIKRFIERIEKSGFRVLDIHEDE, from the coding sequence ATGTTTGTTAAAAGTACAATGATTCCTAAAGCAAGAACAATTCATGCGTCCGCGGATGATTCACTGCTGATGGTGCTTGAAAAGCTGAAAAAACACAAGATAGATGGGATTCCAGTCTTAAAGGGGACGGCCTATATAGGGATGATTACACGCTATAACCTATACGAGCATTTTTTTCAGTCAAATGTTGAGAAAGAGGAGTTCTTAAAAAACAGAAAGGCTGAAGAAATAGCTGTCAATCGTGATGTGTTCCTTGAAGGTGATGAAATTTTCGAAAAGACACTGCTGAGATTAAAAGATTTTCCGCTTATTGCTGTAGTGGGAGAAGAAAAGGAATACTTGGGTATTGTCACGAGATATGACGTTCTTGAACAATTTCAGAGTGCATTTGGAATGAATAAAAAAGGGGTCAGAATTGCCTTCACCTCAGTTGAAACAGAGGGCAGGATCGCAAGGCTTACAGAGCTTGCAAAACAGTTTCATGAAGATATCATTTCCCTTGTTACGTTTGATGAAACCGAAAGCATGGTCAGAAGAATTGTGATGAAAATTGAAAAAAAGGACAATATCAAGCGGTTTATTGAAAGGATTGAAAAGTCAGGATTCAGAGTCCTCGATATCCATGAAGACGAATAA
- a CDS encoding YpbF family protein codes for MEKQIQLLSDSTDLATKQMLQSVLNKKRKYERFKKNCFRWQMFTLTGGMAFFLYFYQFIVVPNDSNIGYMLGELVGSAFHFFIILTIGAGYATAHYYKKKEDKYEKEYHGLRTEIIRKSSELWPQPYHWKKRGEIYDMMKKDFDINLYFESK; via the coding sequence GTGGAAAAACAAATACAGCTGCTGAGTGATTCTACCGATTTAGCGACCAAACAAATGCTTCAAAGCGTGCTGAATAAAAAAAGAAAATATGAGCGATTTAAAAAGAATTGTTTTAGATGGCAGATGTTTACACTTACAGGAGGGATGGCCTTTTTCCTCTACTTTTATCAATTCATTGTCGTTCCAAACGACAGCAATATTGGCTATATGCTCGGTGAATTAGTTGGAAGCGCATTTCACTTTTTCATCATATTAACCATTGGTGCAGGGTATGCAACAGCCCATTATTATAAGAAAAAAGAAGATAAGTACGAAAAGGAATATCATGGATTAAGAACGGAAATAATCCGCAAGAGCTCTGAACTGTGGCCGCAGCCTTATCACTGGAAAAAAAGAGGCGAGATTTATGACATGATGAAGAAGGATTTTGATATCAACCTTTATTTTGAAAGCAAGTAA
- a CDS encoding LysM peptidoglycan-binding domain-containing protein, producing MSKKEEAVSTRASRQNNIEEYKSRTGSYPSRSEIHNKKDKKKSKYKYPAISLLALFFFLLPIVFYYSISYFDDRSKTVNGENISDYEDVLIKYGDDEEEEEQSSDEQSLEEPETKSEEAEQASVSSAETTVKTEEAPLQTSAEPEPVKTQPEPKPEPKPEPKPEPKPEPKPEPKPEPKPEPKEEFKVIEHTVGPEENLFRISVKYYSDRSGEALIKQWNNLSGDSVYEGQVLKIPLKQ from the coding sequence ATGAGTAAAAAAGAAGAAGCAGTTTCGACACGTGCCTCAAGACAAAATAATATAGAAGAGTACAAATCAAGAACAGGAAGCTATCCATCCAGAAGTGAAATTCATAATAAGAAAGACAAAAAAAAATCAAAATATAAATATCCCGCTATTAGTTTACTGGCATTATTCTTTTTTCTGCTTCCGATTGTGTTTTACTACAGTATTTCTTATTTCGATGACCGCAGTAAAACCGTCAATGGAGAAAATATTTCCGACTATGAAGATGTTTTAATTAAATATGGTGATGATGAGGAAGAAGAAGAGCAGTCTTCTGACGAACAGTCCTTAGAAGAACCTGAAACAAAATCTGAAGAAGCTGAGCAAGCGTCTGTAAGCTCAGCTGAAACAACTGTCAAAACAGAGGAGGCACCTCTGCAAACTTCAGCAGAGCCTGAACCTGTAAAAACACAGCCAGAACCAAAACCAGAACCAAAACCAGAACCAAAGCCAGAACCAAAACCAGAACCAAAGCCAGAACCAAAGCCAGAACCAAAGCCAGAACCAAAAGAAGAGTTCAAAGTAATCGAACACACAGTGGGTCCTGAAGAAAATCTGTTCAGAATCTCTGTGAAGTATTACAGTGACCGCTCTGGCGAGGCTTTAATTAAGCAATGGAACAATCTGAGCGGAGACAGTGTGTATGAAGGTCAAGTACTTAAAATACCGCTCAAACAGTAA
- a CDS encoding CPBP family intramembrane metalloprotease: protein MVKRQNELVKRMTDGQLLQQLYFTQILLLTISIFLSMMLFNRLSDFKAIWRPELTEMLLIGGLTAVIVLIGDWIIMRTMPKEWYDDGGINEKMFRHRSLPHIFLLCLLISFTEELLFRGVIQTHFGIWTASFIFAILHFRYLTKGLLFIMVMLISLLLGFVYDWTGNLFVTVFAHFLIDLVFAVQIRLQYINGGEKNE from the coding sequence ATGGTTAAGCGTCAAAATGAACTTGTTAAAAGAATGACAGATGGACAGCTGCTTCAGCAGCTCTATTTTACTCAAATTTTACTACTTACAATTTCCATCTTTTTAAGTATGATGTTATTTAACAGGCTGTCTGATTTTAAGGCAATTTGGCGCCCTGAACTGACCGAAATGCTGCTGATTGGCGGATTGACTGCTGTTATTGTGCTGATAGGCGATTGGATCATTATGCGGACAATGCCAAAAGAATGGTATGATGATGGCGGCATCAATGAAAAAATGTTCAGGCACCGTTCTTTGCCGCACATTTTCTTGCTATGCCTATTAATCTCTTTTACAGAGGAGCTCTTATTTCGCGGTGTCATTCAGACTCATTTTGGCATTTGGACGGCAAGCTTCATCTTTGCCATTCTGCATTTTCGTTATTTAACAAAAGGGCTGCTGTTTATTATGGTGATGCTGATCAGTTTGCTGTTAGGGTTTGTGTATGACTGGACAGGAAATTTATTCGTGACAGTCTTTGCACACTTTTTAATTGATTTGGTGTTTGCCGTTCAAATTCGTTTGCAGTACATTAACGGAGGTGAAAAAAATGAGTAA